From Micromonospora rifamycinica, a single genomic window includes:
- a CDS encoding COG1361 family protein: protein MTAGTPASAASPSPPPSPSFSGPAAAVGIRLLDAPVNRRDDSRAHKYIVDHVHPGTTVKRRIVVENVSEIERKIAVYAAAAEVDRTGFVFAPDRTPNELSSWITVDHDEVELEPDDESVLTVTIVVPEKASAGERYAVIWAEVSTTDGANVRNVGRAGIRVYLSVGPGGEPPSGFEVTGLAGDRDGDGAPVVTAEVRNTGRRALDLAGQLRLTDGPGGLSVGPVRAEADTLALGATTTVRVQLDPRLPDGPWNARLDLASGWTRRTATGSVSFSGHPATAATRADHSGLVLTGGLVASTAVLLLFAGFAFRRRGRASPAVTA, encoded by the coding sequence GTGACCGCCGGGACACCGGCGTCCGCCGCGTCGCCGTCGCCCCCGCCGAGCCCCAGTTTCAGCGGCCCGGCCGCGGCAGTCGGCATCCGGCTGCTCGACGCCCCGGTGAACCGGCGCGACGACAGCCGGGCGCACAAGTACATCGTCGACCACGTCCATCCCGGGACGACCGTCAAGCGGCGGATCGTGGTGGAGAACGTCTCGGAGATCGAGCGGAAGATCGCCGTCTACGCGGCTGCCGCCGAGGTCGACCGCACCGGCTTCGTCTTCGCGCCCGACCGGACGCCGAACGAGCTGAGCAGCTGGATCACCGTCGACCACGACGAGGTGGAGCTGGAGCCCGACGACGAGTCGGTGCTCACGGTGACCATCGTGGTGCCGGAGAAGGCGTCCGCCGGGGAGCGGTACGCGGTCATCTGGGCCGAGGTGTCCACCACCGACGGCGCGAACGTCCGTAACGTCGGCCGGGCCGGCATCCGGGTGTACCTGTCGGTCGGGCCGGGTGGCGAACCCCCGTCCGGCTTCGAGGTGACGGGGCTCGCCGGCGACCGGGACGGGGACGGTGCGCCGGTGGTCACCGCCGAGGTGCGCAACACCGGCCGACGGGCGCTGGACCTCGCCGGCCAGCTACGCCTCACCGACGGCCCGGGGGGGCTGTCGGTCGGGCCGGTCCGCGCCGAGGCCGACACGCTCGCGCTCGGGGCCACCACCACCGTACGGGTGCAGCTGGATCCCCGGCTGCCGGACGGCCCGTGGAACGCCCGCCTCGACCTCGCCAGCGGCTGGACCCGGCGTACCGCGACGGGCTCGGTCTCCTTCAGCGGGCACCCGGCCACCGCCGCGACCAGGGCGGACCACTCCGGGCTGGTGCTCACCGGTGGCCTCGTCGCGTCCACAGCGGTGCTGCTTCTCTTCGCCGGTTTCGCCTTCCGTCGCCGGGGTCGGGCCAGTCCGGCGGTCACCGCCTGA
- a CDS encoding FAD-dependent monooxygenase translates to MHDVVIVGAGPNGLLLATELALAGIRPVVCERLAAPTTEQRANGLVGQVVRMLDRRGLYQRLGDDPGPPRPQPEFVFGALPLNLKAVVDNPLHLLPVPQRDLERVLAERAAELGVPVRRGCEVTGLTQEADAVRVTLSDGATLRCRYLVGADGGHSVVRRLAGIAFPGVSTDRTVSRTAQVGLPAELVDPTTGGLVVPGYGTVAPFRHTRTEHGLIAWAPFPGRPPGLTTIEWPESTAFDGPLTLAELRASVARVLGADVPLGPPAGAGPHLLRRLVGGNTRIAERYRVGRVLLLGDAAHVHSSIGGPGLNLGLQDAVNLGWKLAARLHGWAPDGLLDSYEEERRPVALRVTMSTQAQSALIAPGSEVTALRVLLGELLAEPANAARVAALLAGSDVRYEMGAPGGPLVGRWAPDLVLRTDAGPVRLAELTRSARALLLDPTGVLAPLAEPWRDRVEVVTGPFEADPGPTERPAGAAGGGASTALLLRPDCYVAWQSTGTGPDGDGLPAALTRWFGPPRPDRPRRSTPIGPAGRP, encoded by the coding sequence ATGCATGACGTCGTGATCGTCGGAGCCGGCCCGAACGGCCTCCTGCTCGCCACCGAGCTGGCCCTGGCCGGGATCCGGCCGGTGGTGTGTGAACGGCTGGCCGCGCCCACCACCGAACAGCGGGCCAACGGCCTGGTCGGTCAGGTGGTCCGGATGCTCGACCGGCGTGGCCTGTACCAGCGTCTCGGCGACGACCCGGGGCCACCGCGGCCGCAGCCGGAGTTCGTCTTCGGCGCGCTGCCGTTGAACCTGAAGGCGGTGGTGGACAACCCGCTCCACCTGCTTCCGGTGCCGCAGCGCGACCTGGAGCGGGTGCTCGCCGAGCGGGCCGCCGAGCTGGGCGTGCCGGTCCGGCGCGGGTGCGAGGTGACCGGGCTGACCCAGGAGGCCGACGCCGTGCGGGTCACCCTCTCCGACGGCGCCACGCTGCGCTGCCGGTACCTCGTCGGCGCGGACGGCGGGCACAGCGTCGTCCGCCGGCTGGCCGGGATCGCCTTCCCCGGGGTGTCCACCGACCGCACGGTCTCCCGGACCGCCCAGGTCGGCCTGCCCGCGGAGCTGGTCGACCCGACGACCGGTGGTCTGGTGGTCCCCGGGTACGGCACCGTCGCACCGTTCCGGCACACCCGCACCGAACACGGTCTGATCGCGTGGGCGCCCTTCCCCGGCCGTCCACCGGGCCTGACCACCATCGAATGGCCGGAGTCGACCGCGTTCGACGGACCGCTGACCCTCGCCGAGCTGCGGGCCAGCGTGGCCCGGGTGCTCGGCGCGGACGTGCCGCTCGGTCCACCGGCCGGCGCCGGGCCGCACCTGCTACGTCGCCTGGTGGGCGGTAACACCCGGATCGCCGAACGGTACCGCGTCGGCCGGGTGCTGCTGCTCGGCGACGCCGCCCACGTGCACTCCTCGATCGGCGGCCCCGGGCTCAACCTCGGCCTGCAGGACGCGGTGAACCTCGGCTGGAAGCTGGCGGCGCGGCTGCACGGCTGGGCCCCGGACGGGCTGCTGGACTCGTACGAGGAGGAACGCCGCCCGGTGGCCCTGCGGGTGACCATGTCGACCCAGGCCCAGTCGGCGCTGATCGCCCCGGGCAGCGAGGTCACCGCGCTGCGCGTGCTCCTCGGTGAGCTGCTCGCCGAACCGGCCAACGCCGCCCGCGTCGCCGCCCTGCTGGCCGGCTCGGACGTCCGCTACGAGATGGGGGCACCGGGTGGGCCGCTGGTCGGCCGCTGGGCGCCCGACCTGGTGCTGCGTACCGACGCCGGCCCGGTCCGGCTGGCCGAGCTGACCCGGTCCGCCCGGGCGCTGCTGCTCGACCCCACCGGCGTCCTCGCCCCGCTGGCCGAACCGTGGCGGGACCGGGTCGAGGTGGTCACCGGGCCGTTCGAGGCCGACCCCGGCCCGACCGAGCGGCCCGCCGGGGCGGCCGGCGGCGGGGCGTCGACCGCGCTGCTGCTGCGTCCCGACTGCTATGTGGCCTGGCAGTCGACCGGGACCGGGCCGGACGGGGACGGGCTGCCCGCCGCCCTCACCCGCTGGTTCGGGCCACCGCGCCCCGACCGGCCCCGACGGTCGACGCCGATCGGCCCGGCGGGTCGGCCCTGA
- the cysN gene encoding sulfate adenylyltransferase subunit CysN, giving the protein MSTDMLAPAGSPTEARPMDLLRFATAGSVDDGKSTLIGRLLYDTKSLFTDQLAAVEAVSAARGDEYTNLALLTDGLRAEREQGITIDVAYRYFATPRRKFIIADTPGHTQYTRNMVTGASTADLTLVLVDARKGLVEQSRRHAFLCSLLRVPHLVLCVNKMDLVDFSQEVFEQIADEFTAFAAKLDVPDLTVVPVSALQGDNIATRSENMPWYEGPSLLHHLERVHIASDRNLVDVRFPVQYVIRPQSTTVTDYRGYAGQVASGVLKPGDEVMVLPSGFTSRISAIETADGPVDEAFPPMSVTVRLTDEIDISRGDMICRPHNAPTVSQDIEAMVCWMDETRPLQVGGRYTIKHTTRSARAIVRDLHYRLDINTLHRDETAGELKLNEIGRIRLRTTVPLLVDDYHRNRTTGGFIVIDEATNRTVGAGMVIQRD; this is encoded by the coding sequence ATGAGCACCGACATGCTGGCACCGGCCGGTTCGCCGACCGAGGCCCGGCCGATGGACCTGCTGCGGTTCGCCACCGCGGGAAGCGTGGACGACGGTAAGTCGACCCTGATCGGGCGGCTGCTCTACGACACGAAGTCGTTGTTCACCGACCAGCTGGCGGCGGTGGAGGCGGTCAGCGCGGCCCGGGGCGACGAGTACACCAACCTGGCGTTGCTCACCGACGGGCTGCGGGCCGAGCGGGAGCAGGGCATCACCATCGACGTGGCGTACCGGTACTTCGCCACCCCCCGCCGCAAGTTCATCATCGCCGACACCCCCGGGCACACCCAGTACACCCGGAACATGGTCACCGGCGCCTCCACCGCCGACCTCACCCTGGTGCTGGTGGACGCGCGGAAGGGGCTGGTGGAGCAGTCCCGGCGACACGCGTTCCTGTGCTCGCTGCTGCGGGTGCCGCACCTGGTGCTGTGCGTCAACAAGATGGACCTGGTCGACTTCTCCCAGGAGGTCTTCGAGCAGATCGCCGACGAGTTCACCGCGTTCGCCGCGAAACTCGACGTACCGGACCTGACCGTGGTGCCGGTGTCGGCGTTGCAGGGCGACAACATCGCCACCCGCTCGGAGAACATGCCCTGGTACGAAGGCCCCTCCCTGCTGCACCACCTCGAACGGGTACACATCGCCTCCGACCGCAACCTGGTCGACGTCCGGTTCCCCGTGCAGTACGTGATCCGCCCCCAGTCGACCACGGTCACCGACTACCGCGGCTACGCCGGTCAGGTCGCCTCCGGCGTCCTCAAGCCCGGCGACGAGGTGATGGTCCTGCCCTCCGGGTTCACCAGCCGGATCAGCGCCATCGAGACCGCCGACGGACCCGTCGACGAGGCGTTCCCCCCGATGTCGGTCACCGTCCGCCTCACCGACGAGATCGACATCTCCCGCGGCGACATGATCTGCCGACCCCACAACGCCCCCACCGTCTCGCAGGACATCGAGGCGATGGTCTGCTGGATGGACGAGACCCGGCCCCTCCAGGTCGGCGGCAGGTACACCATCAAGCACACCACCCGTTCCGCCCGCGCCATCGTCCGCGACCTGCACTACCGCCTGGACATCAACACCCTGCACCGCGACGAGACCGCCGGTGAGCTGAAACTCAACGAGATCGGCCGGATCCGGCTGCGCACCACCGTGCCCCTGCTGGTGGACGACTACCACCGCAACCGCACCACCGGCGGCTTCATCGTCATCGACGAGGCCACCAACCGCACCGTCGGCGCCGGCATGGTCATCCAGCGGGACTGA
- the cysD gene encoding sulfate adenylyltransferase subunit CysD, with the protein MSSEPAAYQVSQLDELEAESIFVMREVVAEMERPVLLFSGGKDSIVMLRLAQKAFAPANIPFPVMHVDTGHNFPEVLDYRDQRVTELDLHLIVASVPEALNRGLVRESGDGMRNRIQTPVLLDAVEKHRFDALFGGARRDEEKARAKERVFSFRDEFGQWDPKNQRPELWSLYNGRHHPGESIRVFPLSNWTELDIWHYIARERVPLPSIYYAHDREVVERDGMFYAVNEFFQPRAGEEPFTARVRYRTVGDASCTAAVRSDADTVEKVIDEVAATRITERGATRGDDRVSEAAMEDRKREGYF; encoded by the coding sequence ATGAGCAGCGAACCGGCTGCGTACCAGGTCTCCCAGCTCGACGAGCTGGAGGCGGAGAGCATCTTCGTGATGCGTGAGGTGGTCGCCGAGATGGAGCGGCCGGTGCTGCTCTTCTCGGGTGGCAAGGACTCGATCGTGATGCTCCGGTTGGCGCAGAAGGCGTTCGCTCCGGCGAACATCCCGTTCCCGGTGATGCACGTCGACACCGGGCACAACTTCCCCGAGGTCCTCGACTACCGCGACCAGCGGGTCACCGAACTGGACCTGCACCTGATCGTGGCGAGCGTCCCCGAGGCGCTGAACCGGGGCCTGGTCAGGGAGTCCGGGGACGGGATGCGCAACCGGATCCAGACGCCGGTGTTGTTGGACGCGGTGGAGAAGCACCGGTTCGACGCGTTGTTCGGTGGGGCGCGGCGGGACGAGGAGAAGGCGCGGGCGAAGGAGCGGGTGTTCTCGTTCCGGGACGAGTTCGGGCAGTGGGATCCGAAGAACCAGCGGCCGGAGTTGTGGTCGTTGTACAACGGTCGGCATCATCCGGGTGAGTCGATCCGGGTGTTCCCGTTGTCGAACTGGACCGAGTTGGACATCTGGCACTACATCGCGCGGGAGCGGGTGCCGTTGCCGTCGATCTACTACGCGCACGACCGGGAGGTCGTCGAACGCGACGGCATGTTCTACGCGGTCAACGAGTTCTTCCAGCCCCGGGCGGGCGAGGAGCCGTTCACCGCGCGGGTGCGGTACCGGACGGTGGGAGACGCCTCCTGCACCGCCGCCGTCCGCTCGGACGCGGACACCGTGGAGAAGGTGATCGACGAGGTCGCGGCCACCCGGATCACCGAGCGGGGGGCGACCCGGGGCGACGACCGGGTCAGCGAGGCCGCGATGGAGGACCGCAAGCGGGAGGGGTACTTCTGA
- the katG gene encoding catalase/peroxidase HPI, producing MSDTQDNVPASAQGVDQKAAAGCPVAHDSVTAQGSESENPAIDSPKPKTGGRPRTNRDWWPNQLDLSVLHAHSAKGNPLGEDFSYAAEFAKLDVEALKRDITEVLTTSQDWWPADFGHYGGLMIRMSWHAAGTYRIEDGRGGAGDGGQRFAPLNSWPDNANLDKARRLLWPVKQKYGQQISWADLLVLAGNVALESMGFKTFGFGFGRPDVWEPEEIFWGPEDTWLGDERYASETEMSAGVGATEMGLIYVNPEGPRGNADPLAAAHFIRETFRRMAMNDEETVALIAGGHTFGKTHGAGVADDHVGAEPEGAPLEAQGLGWLSTHGSGKGGDTITSGLEVTWTDRPTQWSNRFFEILFGYEWELTTSPGGAKQWVAKDAEAIIPDAHDPARKHRPTMLTTDLSLRVDPAYEKISRRFLEHPDEFALAFAKAWYKLLHRDMGPVSRFLGPWVAEPQLWQDPVPAVDHELVSDADVAALKAKVLDSGLTTAQLVSTAWASAASFRHTDKRGGANGARIRLEPQRSWEVNQPEQLATVLATLEGIQREFNAAGGAKISLADLIVLAGSAAVEQAARAAGVEVTVPFRPGRTDASQEQTDVESFAVLEPRADGFRNYLRPGEKTQPEVLLVDRAYMLNLTAPEMTVLVGGLRALGNNVGGTAHGVLTDRPGVLSNDFFANLLSPGTRWRASESDEHVYEIRDLATDEVKWTATAVDLIFGSNSQLRALAEVYASQDAAAKFVTDFVAAWTKVMELDRFDLS from the coding sequence ATGAGCGACACCCAGGACAACGTCCCCGCCAGCGCGCAGGGCGTGGACCAGAAGGCGGCGGCCGGTTGCCCGGTCGCGCACGACTCGGTGACCGCGCAGGGCAGCGAGAGCGAGAACCCGGCGATCGATTCCCCGAAGCCGAAGACCGGAGGGCGTCCGCGTACCAACCGGGACTGGTGGCCCAACCAGCTCGACCTGTCGGTCCTGCACGCCCACTCGGCCAAGGGCAACCCGCTGGGCGAGGACTTCAGCTACGCCGCGGAGTTCGCCAAGCTCGACGTCGAGGCGCTCAAGCGGGACATCACCGAGGTGCTCACCACCTCGCAGGACTGGTGGCCGGCCGACTTCGGCCACTACGGCGGCCTGATGATCCGGATGAGCTGGCACGCCGCCGGCACGTACCGCATCGAGGACGGCCGCGGTGGCGCCGGTGACGGCGGGCAGCGGTTCGCGCCGCTGAACAGCTGGCCGGACAACGCCAACCTGGACAAGGCCCGCCGGCTGCTCTGGCCGGTCAAGCAGAAGTACGGCCAGCAGATCTCCTGGGCCGACCTGCTGGTGCTCGCCGGCAACGTGGCCCTGGAGTCGATGGGCTTCAAGACCTTCGGTTTCGGCTTCGGCCGGCCGGACGTGTGGGAGCCCGAGGAGATCTTCTGGGGTCCGGAGGACACCTGGCTCGGCGACGAGCGCTACGCCTCGGAGACCGAGATGTCGGCCGGCGTCGGGGCGACCGAGATGGGCCTCATCTACGTCAACCCGGAGGGTCCGCGCGGCAACGCCGACCCGCTCGCGGCGGCGCACTTCATCCGGGAGACCTTCCGCCGGATGGCGATGAACGACGAGGAGACCGTCGCGCTGATCGCCGGCGGGCACACCTTCGGCAAGACCCACGGCGCGGGCGTCGCCGACGACCACGTCGGGGCCGAGCCCGAGGGCGCCCCGCTGGAGGCCCAGGGCCTGGGCTGGCTGAGCACCCACGGCAGCGGCAAGGGCGGCGACACCATCACCAGCGGTCTGGAGGTCACCTGGACCGACCGGCCGACGCAGTGGAGCAACCGCTTCTTCGAGATCCTCTTCGGCTACGAGTGGGAGCTGACCACCAGCCCCGGCGGGGCCAAGCAGTGGGTCGCCAAGGACGCCGAGGCGATCATCCCGGACGCCCACGACCCGGCCAGGAAGCACCGGCCGACGATGCTCACCACCGACCTGTCGCTGCGCGTCGACCCGGCGTACGAGAAGATCTCGCGGCGCTTCCTGGAGCACCCCGACGAGTTCGCCCTGGCGTTCGCCAAGGCCTGGTACAAGCTGCTGCACCGCGACATGGGTCCGGTCAGCCGCTTCCTCGGCCCCTGGGTCGCCGAGCCGCAGCTCTGGCAGGACCCGGTGCCGGCCGTCGACCACGAGCTGGTCTCCGACGCCGACGTGGCCGCCCTCAAGGCGAAGGTCCTCGACTCGGGCCTGACCACCGCGCAGCTGGTCAGCACCGCGTGGGCCTCGGCGGCGAGCTTCCGGCACACCGACAAGCGCGGTGGCGCCAACGGCGCGCGGATCCGGCTCGAGCCGCAGCGCAGCTGGGAGGTCAACCAGCCCGAGCAGCTCGCGACGGTGCTGGCCACCCTGGAGGGGATCCAGCGGGAGTTCAACGCCGCCGGTGGCGCGAAGATCTCGCTGGCCGACCTGATCGTGCTGGCCGGCTCGGCCGCCGTCGAGCAGGCCGCGCGGGCCGCGGGTGTCGAGGTGACCGTGCCGTTCCGGCCGGGCCGCACCGACGCCAGCCAGGAGCAGACCGACGTCGAGTCCTTCGCCGTGCTGGAGCCGCGTGCCGACGGGTTCCGCAACTACCTGCGTCCGGGTGAGAAGACCCAGCCGGAGGTGCTGCTCGTCGACCGGGCGTACATGCTCAACCTGACCGCGCCGGAGATGACCGTCCTCGTCGGCGGCCTGCGGGCGCTCGGCAACAACGTGGGCGGCACGGCGCACGGCGTGCTGACCGACCGGCCGGGTGTGCTCAGCAACGACTTCTTCGCCAACCTGCTCTCCCCGGGCACCCGGTGGCGGGCGTCGGAGTCCGACGAGCACGTCTACGAGATCCGGGACCTGGCCACCGACGAGGTGAAGTGGACCGCCACCGCGGTCGACCTCATCTTCGGGTCCAACTCCCAGCTGCGCGCCCTCGCCGAGGTCTACGCCAGCCAGGACGCGGCCGCCAAGTTCGTGACCGACTTCGTGGCGGCCTGGACGAAGGTCATGGAGCTGGACCGGTTCGACCTGTCCTGA
- a CDS encoding inositol monophosphatase family protein → MADPTPAESDAALARRLALLAGELLLRVRASHGHADPAALKAAGDRASHDFLRAELARWRPADAVLSEEDEDSRLVDTGDGVSRRTADRVWIIDPLDGTREFSESGRSDWAVHVALWARDATTAHGLVAGAVGLPAQGRVLATDLPTPPPDGSGGVIRLAASRSRPPAFLAELAEEVGAELVPMGSAGAKIAAVVTGEVDAYIHAGGQYEWDSAAPVAVATAAGLHASRIDGSALTYNEADPRLPDLLVCRGELATPLLAALRRQLAGTAVPSGSPVPPSGKDPR, encoded by the coding sequence ATGGCAGACCCCACCCCCGCCGAATCCGACGCGGCGCTCGCCCGCCGGCTCGCCCTGCTCGCCGGAGAGCTGCTGCTGCGGGTACGCGCCAGCCACGGCCACGCCGACCCCGCCGCGTTGAAGGCCGCCGGTGACCGGGCGTCGCACGACTTCCTCCGGGCCGAGCTGGCCCGCTGGCGGCCGGCCGACGCGGTGCTGTCCGAGGAGGACGAGGACTCCCGGCTGGTCGACACCGGCGACGGGGTCTCCCGGCGCACCGCCGACCGGGTGTGGATCATCGACCCGTTGGACGGCACCCGGGAGTTCTCCGAGTCGGGGCGGTCCGACTGGGCGGTGCACGTGGCGCTCTGGGCGCGGGACGCGACGACCGCGCACGGCCTGGTGGCCGGGGCGGTCGGGTTGCCGGCGCAGGGCCGGGTGCTGGCCACCGACCTGCCGACGCCGCCGCCGGACGGATCCGGCGGGGTGATCCGCCTGGCGGCCAGCCGCAGCCGTCCCCCCGCCTTCCTGGCCGAGCTGGCCGAGGAGGTGGGTGCCGAGCTGGTGCCGATGGGCTCGGCCGGAGCGAAGATCGCCGCGGTGGTAACCGGAGAGGTGGACGCCTACATCCACGCGGGCGGCCAGTACGAGTGGGACTCCGCCGCGCCGGTGGCGGTGGCCACGGCGGCCGGGCTGCACGCGTCCCGCATCGACGGCTCGGCACTGACCTACAACGAGGCGGATCCGCGCCTGCCGGACCTGCTGGTCTGTCGCGGCGAGCTGGCCACCCCGCTGCTCGCCGCGCTGCGGCGGCAACTGGCCGGCACGGCGGTCCCGTCCGGCTCCCCCGTCCCCCCATCCGGAAAGGACCCGCGATGA
- a CDS encoding glycoside hydrolase family 43 protein yields the protein MSAGPSYRNPVVPGFYPDPSVCRVGADYYLVCSSFEYFPGVPLLHSRDLVNWRQIGNILDRPGQLELPPDTTSSGGIFAPTLRHHDGRFWLITTNVSLGRHLIVTASEPTGPWSEPVYLDLPHVDPSLAWDDDGNCWLTTSGVDAYRIDPERGEVLEGPLPMWSGTGGQYPEAPHLYRIDDWWYLLVSEGGTHTGHAVSVARSRSPRGPFTPAPANPILTHRGTDLPVQATGHADLVQAVDGSWWLVLLGIRARGQWPPYHALGRETFLAPVRWVDGWPVVDPVRELTAAPPGSAPAGAAPAAPGAYRDDFDATVLAPEWISPRHRPDGSWSLTARPGWLTLYATGATLDRAGATIVAVRQRHHDCRVSVRVDPGEGTAGLTIRIDEAHHYDLEVAAGTVRVIGRVGPFRQVFASRAVPDGPLVLTVATRTHDLYPPTVTSAAELAAGTAPWGVRAAGCDMITFGVAEPGGDAVLAELDGRYLSTEVAAGFTGRVVGMYVTAGSAAFDWFAYHPAG from the coding sequence GTGTCCGCCGGACCGTCCTACCGCAATCCGGTCGTCCCCGGCTTCTACCCCGACCCGAGTGTCTGCCGGGTGGGCGCGGACTACTACCTCGTCTGCTCCAGCTTCGAGTACTTCCCCGGCGTACCCCTGCTGCACAGCCGTGACCTGGTCAACTGGCGGCAGATCGGCAACATCCTCGACCGGCCCGGCCAGCTGGAGCTGCCCCCGGACACCACGTCGTCCGGAGGGATCTTCGCGCCGACCCTGCGTCACCACGACGGTCGGTTCTGGCTGATCACCACCAATGTCAGCCTGGGCCGGCACCTCATCGTCACCGCGTCGGAGCCCACCGGCCCGTGGTCCGAACCGGTCTACCTCGACCTGCCGCACGTCGACCCGTCGCTGGCCTGGGACGACGACGGCAACTGCTGGCTGACCACCTCCGGGGTGGACGCCTACCGGATCGACCCGGAACGGGGGGAGGTGCTGGAGGGTCCGTTGCCGATGTGGTCGGGCACCGGCGGCCAGTACCCCGAGGCGCCGCACCTCTACCGGATCGACGACTGGTGGTACCTGCTGGTCTCCGAGGGCGGCACGCACACCGGCCACGCCGTCTCCGTGGCCCGCTCGCGCAGCCCGCGCGGCCCGTTCACCCCCGCCCCGGCCAACCCGATCCTCACCCACCGGGGCACCGACCTGCCCGTGCAGGCCACCGGGCACGCCGACCTGGTCCAGGCGGTCGACGGCAGCTGGTGGCTGGTGCTGCTCGGGATCCGGGCCAGGGGCCAGTGGCCGCCCTACCATGCCCTCGGCCGCGAGACCTTCCTCGCCCCGGTGCGCTGGGTCGACGGCTGGCCGGTCGTCGACCCGGTCCGGGAACTGACCGCCGCCCCGCCGGGTAGCGCCCCGGCCGGTGCCGCCCCGGCCGCCCCGGGGGCCTACCGCGACGACTTCGACGCGACCGTCCTGGCACCCGAGTGGATCTCGCCGCGCCACCGGCCCGACGGTTCCTGGTCGCTGACCGCCCGGCCGGGCTGGCTCACCCTGTACGCCACGGGCGCGACCCTCGACCGCGCCGGGGCGACGATCGTGGCAGTGCGGCAGCGGCACCACGACTGCCGGGTCAGCGTCCGGGTCGACCCGGGTGAGGGCACCGCCGGGCTGACCATCCGGATCGACGAGGCGCACCACTACGACCTGGAGGTGGCGGCCGGCACGGTCCGGGTGATCGGCCGGGTCGGCCCGTTCCGGCAGGTCTTCGCCTCCCGCGCCGTGCCGGACGGCCCGCTCGTCCTGACGGTGGCCACCCGTACCCACGACCTCTACCCGCCGACCGTGACCTCCGCCGCCGAGCTGGCGGCCGGGACGGCCCCCTGGGGGGTACGCGCCGCCGGCTGCGACATGATCACGTTCGGGGTGGCGGAACCGGGCGGCGACGCCGTGCTGGCCGAACTCGACGGGCGGTACCTGTCGACCGAGGTCGCCGCCGGCTTCACCGGCCGGGTCGTCGGCATGTACGTCACCGCGGGCAGCGCCGCGTTCGACTGGTTCGCCTACCACCCGGCCGGCTGA
- a CDS encoding acyl-CoA-like ligand-binding transcription factor, translating to MSGLRERKKNATRAALSWAAIRLTVAHGFDNVLVDDIAQAAGVSPRTFNNYFSSKAEAIAARHLDRSRRTAQALRVRPTGEPLWTALIAAVMAQFTPGPEVGQWPPDSPTEWADGLRVMLAEPALQGEMLRAGALAEVELAAAVAERTGTDLERDLYPHLVAASVNAAVTAAMRHFVRADPPVPMERLLPDALAQLAAGLPPPAPH from the coding sequence GTGAGCGGACTACGGGAGCGCAAGAAGAACGCGACCAGGGCGGCGCTGAGCTGGGCTGCCATCCGCCTGACCGTGGCCCACGGCTTCGACAACGTCCTGGTGGACGACATCGCCCAGGCCGCGGGCGTGTCCCCGCGCACGTTCAACAACTACTTCTCCAGCAAGGCCGAGGCGATCGCCGCGCGGCACCTCGACCGCAGCCGGCGGACGGCACAGGCGCTGCGCGTGCGGCCGACCGGGGAACCACTCTGGACCGCGTTGATCGCGGCGGTCATGGCCCAGTTCACCCCCGGACCGGAGGTCGGGCAGTGGCCGCCGGACTCGCCCACCGAGTGGGCGGACGGCCTCCGGGTGATGCTGGCCGAGCCGGCGCTCCAGGGCGAGATGCTGCGGGCGGGCGCGCTCGCCGAGGTCGAGCTGGCCGCGGCCGTCGCCGAGCGCACCGGCACCGACCTGGAGCGTGACCTGTACCCGCACCTGGTGGCGGCCAGCGTGAACGCCGCCGTCACCGCGGCGATGCGACACTTCGTCCGCGCCGACCCGCCGGTCCCGATGGAACGGCTGCTCCCCGACGCGCTGGCCCAGCTCGCGGCGGGCCTGCCACCGCCCGCGCCGCACTGA
- a CDS encoding Fur family transcriptional regulator produces MATDLEAQLRAASLRVTRPRLAVLAALRDHPHVDTDTVIALVRSDLPTVSHQAVYDVLRALTEAGLVRRIQPDRSPARYESRVGDNHHHVMCRSCGAIADVDCAVGHVPCLTPSDDHGFVVDEAEVVYWGTCPDCATDRTSQ; encoded by the coding sequence ATGGCGACCGACCTCGAGGCACAGTTGCGGGCGGCCTCGCTGCGCGTCACGCGGCCCCGACTGGCCGTCCTCGCCGCGCTGCGTGACCACCCGCACGTCGACACCGACACGGTGATCGCGCTGGTCCGGTCGGACCTGCCCACGGTCTCCCACCAGGCGGTCTACGACGTGCTGCGGGCGCTCACCGAGGCCGGTCTGGTGCGACGCATCCAGCCGGACCGGTCGCCAGCCCGCTACGAGTCGCGGGTGGGGGACAACCACCACCACGTCATGTGCCGTTCCTGCGGTGCGATCGCCGACGTCGACTGCGCCGTCGGTCACGTGCCCTGCCTCACCCCCTCGGACGACCACGGTTTCGTGGTCGACGAGGCGGAGGTCGTCTACTGGGGCACCTGCCCCGACTGCGCGACCGACCGCACCTCCCAGTGA